In one Kitasatospora cineracea genomic region, the following are encoded:
- a CDS encoding GlsB/YeaQ/YmgE family stress response membrane protein, with the protein MFQLLWILLIGFVLGVLAKLILRGPQSIPWWLTMLLGAAGALLGNLVAGWIGVRHTGGIDWIRHLLQIGFAVVLVAFVAPAWSKSRPGR; encoded by the coding sequence ATGTTCCAACTCCTCTGGATTCTGCTGATCGGCTTCGTGCTGGGCGTGCTGGCCAAACTGATCCTGCGCGGGCCGCAGTCCATCCCGTGGTGGCTGACCATGCTGCTCGGCGCGGCCGGCGCTCTGCTCGGAAACCTGGTGGCCGGGTGGATCGGCGTGCGGCACACCGGCGGCATCGACTGGATCAGGCACCTCCTGCAGATCGGTTTCGCCGTCGTCCTGGTCGCCTTCGTGGCTCCGGCCTGGAGCAAGTCCCGACCCGGCAGGTAG
- a CDS encoding MarR family winged helix-turn-helix transcriptional regulator encodes MSEQPERAPESTETTDTAEPEELAALLVGIQRLIRRQLRAGLAGPRLRGAQVELLRLVADTPGMRVSEAAEELFLAGNSVSTLVNQLVGQGLLRRESDPADGRAVLLHATGEAVDRLAAWRVRRAELVGEVVAELDPADRAALTAAVPALRAVASGLRARAAAEGSAER; translated from the coding sequence GTGAGCGAACAACCGGAGCGAGCCCCGGAGAGCACCGAGACCACCGACACCGCGGAGCCCGAGGAGCTGGCCGCGCTGCTGGTCGGCATCCAGCGGCTGATCCGCCGCCAGCTGCGTGCCGGGCTGGCCGGGCCGCGGCTGCGCGGCGCCCAGGTCGAGCTGCTGCGGCTGGTCGCGGACACCCCCGGGATGCGGGTCTCCGAGGCGGCCGAGGAGCTGTTCCTGGCCGGGAACTCGGTGTCCACCCTGGTCAACCAGCTGGTCGGCCAGGGCCTGCTGCGCCGCGAGAGCGACCCGGCCGACGGCCGGGCGGTGCTGCTGCACGCCACCGGGGAGGCCGTCGATCGGCTGGCCGCCTGGCGGGTCCGGCGGGCCGAACTGGTCGGCGAGGTGGTGGCGGAACTCGACCCGGCGGACCGGGCGGCCCTGACGGCCGCGGTGCCCGCCCTGCGCGCGGTCGCGTCCGGGCTGCGGGCCCGGGCGGCCGCAGAGGGGAGTGCGGAGAGATGA
- a CDS encoding ATP-binding cassette domain-containing protein, with the protein MSEPEQPAVECRELVYSFGHGRGKGPVTRAVDGVDLEVRPGEVFGLLGPNGAGKTTTIRAITTLLPTARGMVRVFGHDCATDRTGVRRLLGYVPQALSADAGLTGRENVALFARVFDVARAERAERVAQALAAVDLTEAADRMAGTYSGGMVRRLELAQALVSAPRLLVLDEPTIGLDPIARAGVWERVEAVRRATGMTVLVTTHYMDEADRHCDRIALMDRGRIRALGTPEELKARVRAEDPAQDAPTLDDVFRHFSGRALTDDAKEGEFSDVRRTRRTASRVG; encoded by the coding sequence ATGAGCGAACCGGAGCAACCGGCCGTCGAGTGCCGGGAGTTGGTGTACAGCTTCGGCCACGGCCGGGGGAAGGGGCCGGTCACCCGGGCGGTGGACGGCGTCGACCTGGAGGTGCGCCCCGGCGAGGTGTTCGGGCTGCTCGGGCCGAACGGTGCGGGCAAGACCACCACCATCCGGGCGATCACCACCCTGCTGCCGACCGCCCGCGGCATGGTGCGGGTGTTCGGCCACGACTGCGCCACCGACCGCACCGGGGTGCGGCGGCTGCTCGGCTACGTCCCGCAGGCGCTGTCCGCGGACGCCGGGCTGACCGGGCGGGAGAACGTCGCCCTGTTCGCCCGGGTCTTCGACGTGGCCCGGGCCGAGCGCGCCGAACGGGTCGCCCAGGCGCTGGCCGCCGTCGACCTGACCGAGGCCGCCGACCGGATGGCCGGCACGTACTCCGGCGGCATGGTGCGCCGGCTCGAACTGGCCCAGGCGCTGGTCAGCGCGCCCCGGCTGCTGGTGCTGGACGAGCCCACCATCGGCCTGGACCCGATCGCCCGGGCGGGCGTCTGGGAACGGGTCGAGGCGGTCCGCCGGGCCACCGGCATGACGGTGCTGGTCACCACCCACTACATGGACGAGGCCGACCGGCACTGCGACCGGATCGCCCTGATGGACCGCGGCCGGATCCGCGCGCTCGGCACCCCCGAGGAGCTCAAGGCCCGGGTCCGGGCCGAGGACCCGGCCCAGGACGCGCCCACCCTGGACGACGTGTTCCGGCACTTCTCCGGCCGGGCGCTGACCGACGACGCCAAGGAAGGGGAGTTCTCGGATGTCCGCCGCACCCGCCGCACCGCCAGCCGAGTCGGCTGA
- a CDS encoding ABC transporter permease, producing MSAAPAAPPAESAERPDPAPELGLLLVPPKARTGWRVVPARVVAMCTVELQKLRHDRTELYTRAIQPALWLLIFGETFTRLKAIPTGGTPYLDYLAPGIIAQSAMFIAIFYGIMIIWERDSGVLTKLLVTPTPRAALVTGKAFAAGVKAVIQAAVVVVLAAVLGVGMTANPLRLLGVAVAVVLGSAFFSCLSMTIAGIVLTRDRLMGIGQAITMPLFFGSNALYPVDLMPGWLQAVSRANPLSYQVDALRGLLIGTPSHLALDFGVLALATVAGITAASALLGRLAR from the coding sequence ATGTCCGCCGCACCCGCCGCACCGCCAGCCGAGTCGGCTGAACGACCGGATCCCGCACCGGAGTTGGGACTGCTGCTGGTCCCGCCGAAGGCCCGCACCGGCTGGCGGGTGGTCCCGGCCCGGGTGGTGGCGATGTGCACCGTCGAGCTGCAGAAGCTGCGGCACGACCGCACCGAGCTGTACACCCGGGCGATCCAGCCCGCCCTGTGGCTGCTGATCTTCGGCGAGACCTTCACCCGGCTGAAGGCGATCCCCACCGGCGGCACCCCGTACCTGGACTACCTGGCGCCGGGCATCATCGCGCAGTCCGCGATGTTCATCGCCATCTTCTACGGCATCATGATCATCTGGGAGCGGGACTCCGGGGTGCTCACCAAACTGCTGGTCACTCCGACCCCGCGGGCCGCGCTGGTCACCGGGAAGGCGTTCGCCGCGGGCGTCAAGGCGGTGATCCAGGCCGCCGTGGTGGTGGTGCTGGCCGCCGTGCTCGGCGTCGGGATGACCGCGAACCCGCTGCGGCTGCTGGGCGTGGCGGTGGCGGTGGTGCTCGGCTCGGCGTTCTTCTCCTGCCTGTCGATGACCATCGCGGGCATCGTGCTCACCCGGGACCGGCTGATGGGCATCGGACAGGCCATCACCATGCCGCTGTTCTTCGGCTCCAACGCGCTCTACCCCGTCGACCTGATGCCCGGCTGGCTGCAGGCCGTCAGCCGGGCCAACCCGCTCAGCTACCAGGTCGACGCCCTGCGCGGCCTGCTCATCGGCACCCCGTCCCACCTCGCCCTGGACTTCGGCGTGCTGGCCCTGGCCACCGTCGCCGGGATCACCGCGGCCTCCGCGCTGCTGGGGCGGCTGGCCCGCTGA
- a CDS encoding SsgA family sporulation/cell division regulator → MESPAELRLDLVMDLLLSPEEAFPVPARLVYCADDPYAVHIAFHVDSAQPIGWFFARDLLVQGLLRPTGLGDVRVWPAVVDGRRMVTLMLCSPEGDAFLQAPAALVAAWVRRTLQLVRPGGEAERALVDRALDALFAANGASEPGC, encoded by the coding sequence ATGGAGAGCCCCGCCGAGCTGCGCCTGGACCTGGTGATGGATCTGCTGCTGTCGCCGGAGGAGGCCTTCCCGGTCCCGGCGCGGCTGGTGTACTGCGCCGACGACCCGTACGCGGTGCACATCGCCTTCCACGTCGACTCGGCGCAGCCGATCGGCTGGTTCTTCGCCCGGGACCTGCTGGTGCAGGGGCTGCTGCGGCCGACCGGGCTGGGGGACGTGCGGGTGTGGCCGGCCGTGGTGGACGGGCGGCGGATGGTCACCCTGATGCTCTGCTCCCCGGAGGGCGACGCCTTCCTGCAGGCCCCCGCCGCCCTGGTGGCGGCCTGGGTGCGGCGGACGCTGCAGCTGGTCCGGCCGGGCGGGGAGGCCGAGCGCGCCCTGGTGGACCGGGCGCTGGACGCGCTGTTCGCGGCGAACGGGGCGTCCGAGCCCGGCTGTTGA
- a CDS encoding PucR family transcriptional regulator produces the protein MGTRLTDAPVDSAARLAGHLLNRLAEITEETVRRIRGGMSVYRSAGPLPAGDLSESVRSNIEFTLRRLAHEDGLCLEAPRRTGRLRAEQGVPLATVQSAFRIGFANLWETMAAESLRHGLATTAELVQMATDVWRFNEESTNAMMNAFNETAALLMVRRDQERSALVDVVLRGGMGNPGSVLEAADMLTLPYDGTFAVVVAHAPGLARQALPDIEPTLREHDMGSAWRLTPDAHIGIVSMRAAAAIDLLVDTLRSQTVRRAGVSPCYTRLDQTPQALHLAQVALASSGRPDETVTLFDDNPLPMLVASAPSIASRIGNQVLGPVVELPDSQREQLLTTMSTWFAVDGSADKAAKLLYCHPNTIRYRLRRIEQLSGRSFERRLDSAELYIALQAVLHLPEVVRDPLE, from the coding sequence ATGGGCACCCGACTCACCGACGCGCCGGTCGACTCGGCCGCGCGACTGGCCGGCCACCTGCTGAACCGACTCGCCGAGATCACCGAGGAAACGGTCCGCCGGATCCGCGGCGGCATGAGCGTGTACCGCAGCGCCGGGCCGCTGCCCGCCGGGGACCTGAGCGAATCCGTCCGCAGCAACATCGAGTTCACCCTGCGCCGGCTCGCCCACGAGGACGGCCTCTGCCTGGAGGCCCCCCGCCGCACCGGACGGCTGCGCGCCGAGCAGGGCGTCCCGCTGGCCACCGTGCAGTCCGCGTTCCGGATCGGCTTCGCCAACCTCTGGGAGACCATGGCCGCCGAGTCGCTGCGCCACGGCCTCGCCACCACCGCGGAGCTGGTGCAGATGGCCACCGACGTCTGGCGGTTCAACGAAGAGTCCACCAACGCCATGATGAACGCCTTCAACGAGACCGCCGCCCTGCTGATGGTCCGCCGCGACCAGGAACGCTCCGCCCTGGTCGACGTGGTGCTGCGCGGCGGCATGGGCAACCCCGGCTCCGTCCTCGAAGCCGCCGACATGCTCACCCTGCCGTACGACGGCACCTTCGCCGTGGTCGTCGCCCACGCGCCCGGCCTCGCCCGGCAGGCCCTGCCCGACATCGAACCCACCCTGCGCGAGCACGACATGGGCTCCGCCTGGCGGCTCACCCCCGACGCCCACATCGGCATCGTCTCGATGCGCGCCGCCGCCGCGATCGACCTGCTGGTCGACACCCTGCGCAGCCAGACCGTCCGCCGGGCCGGCGTCAGTCCCTGCTACACCCGCCTCGACCAGACCCCGCAGGCCCTGCACCTGGCCCAGGTCGCCCTCGCCAGCTCGGGCCGGCCCGACGAGACGGTCACCCTGTTCGACGACAACCCGCTGCCCATGCTGGTCGCCTCCGCGCCCTCCATCGCCTCCCGGATCGGCAACCAGGTGCTCGGCCCGGTCGTGGAACTCCCCGACAGCCAGCGCGAACAGCTCCTCACCACCATGTCCACCTGGTTCGCCGTCGACGGCTCCGCCGACAAGGCCGCCAAACTCCTCTACTGCCACCCCAACACCATCCGCTACCGGCTCCGCCGGATCGAACAGCTCTCCGGCCGCTCCTTCGAACGCCGCCTGGACTCCGCCGAGTTGTACATCGCCCTGCAGGCCGTCCTGCACCTGCCCGAAGTGGTCCGCGACCCGCTGGAGTGA
- a CDS encoding DUF7691 family protein encodes MGTPIRYVSANKAEVLELLNSGGRPTEQQAEVLARVRPTAVALEERLVRQSVRSEPPVPEALEQLLAGQVDLTGPADGIAYKRALQLLLAQSGSDVGLLGGYRRPVQWFARVDDELKAAGVPAELLPFHALFGGPPAGFPDLGVSPDGHPDTGCFPLERSGAARDAYRAAAPLVDPECRADVEALAELFDVEDDSWRYGVEHFAHYSDTLFFLIG; translated from the coding sequence ATGGGGACACCGATCAGGTACGTGAGCGCGAACAAGGCCGAGGTGCTGGAGCTGCTGAACTCCGGGGGGCGGCCGACCGAACAGCAGGCCGAGGTGCTGGCGCGGGTGCGCCCCACGGCCGTCGCGCTGGAGGAGCGGCTGGTGCGCCAAAGCGTCCGGTCGGAGCCGCCGGTCCCCGAGGCGCTGGAACAACTGCTCGCCGGACAGGTCGACCTGACCGGCCCGGCGGACGGCATCGCGTACAAGCGGGCGCTGCAACTGCTGCTCGCCCAGAGCGGTTCGGACGTCGGCCTGCTCGGCGGCTACCGGCGCCCCGTCCAGTGGTTCGCCCGGGTCGACGACGAGCTCAAGGCCGCCGGAGTGCCCGCCGAACTGCTGCCCTTCCACGCCTTGTTCGGCGGCCCGCCGGCCGGCTTCCCCGACCTCGGGGTCTCGCCCGACGGCCACCCCGACACCGGCTGCTTCCCGCTGGAGCGGTCCGGTGCCGCGCGGGACGCCTACCGGGCCGCCGCGCCCCTGGTCGACCCCGAGTGCCGGGCGGACGTGGAGGCGCTGGCCGAGCTCTTCGACGTCGAGGACGACTCCTGGCGGTACGGCGTCGAGCACTTCGCGCACTACTCCGACACCCTGTTCTTCCTGATCGGCTGA
- a CDS encoding hemerythrin domain-containing protein: protein MCHYCGCREIPLIKDFIREHEAATDLTGEIARLLEAGDPAAAGALLAPLAAELASHWRGEEDGLFRVMRADPEFAAYIDALEAEHRGLAELLAATDLASPADRSVLLAAFDELHAHIAKEEDGLFPASLIALTAADWNTSMAAWQAAHPGRRPAPPG, encoded by the coding sequence ATGTGCCACTACTGCGGGTGCCGTGAGATCCCGCTGATCAAGGACTTCATCCGGGAGCACGAGGCGGCCACCGACCTGACCGGGGAGATCGCCCGCCTGCTGGAGGCGGGCGACCCGGCCGCGGCCGGCGCGCTGCTGGCGCCGCTGGCCGCCGAACTGGCCTCGCACTGGCGGGGCGAGGAGGACGGCCTGTTCCGGGTGATGCGCGCGGACCCGGAGTTCGCGGCGTACATCGACGCCCTGGAGGCCGAGCACCGCGGCCTCGCCGAACTCCTCGCCGCCACCGACCTGGCCTCCCCCGCCGACCGGTCGGTCCTGCTGGCCGCCTTCGACGAGCTGCACGCGCACATCGCCAAGGAGGAGGACGGCCTCTTCCCGGCCTCCCTGATCGCGCTGACCGCCGCCGACTGGAACACCTCGATGGCCGCCTGGCAGGCCGCCCACCCCGGCCGCCGCCCCGCCCCGCCCGGCTGA